From Candidatus Culexarchaeum yellowstonense:
CAAGTAGCATGCACCACAACCAACACAATTCCTAGTATCACCAACCCTATTAACTGGGCATGCCACTATGAGATCACATGTACCACAATCCATACATTTCTTAGGATCCCTAATGGCAACCTTAAACATCAAATTAATTTGTGATTAAAGAGTTTAATAATTGTTTGGAAAATCTATGAGGATAAGATATCTTCATAAACTTCTTCAATCATCCTGGCTATAATTTTCCAATCGTATTTTTGAACTTCCCTATAAGCGTTTAATGAGATCTTCTCGGATAATGTTTTATCCTTTAGTAGTGTGCATATGTTTTCAGCAAGCTTCCTAGTTAACCCTTCACCTTCAGCTAGGAGTCCTGTTTCACCATTTTCCAGCAACTCTCTAATTCCACCTTGAGCTACGGCCACAACTGGTGTTTTTGAGGCCATGGCTTCTAAGATAACTATGCCAAAGGATTCTCCATATACTGAGGGTAAGACGAATACGTGGGATCTCTTATAATATTCGATTAAATCCTCCTTCCCCACACTGCCAATTAGGGTTATGTTTCCTTGGAGGTTTAGGGATTTAACCATTAATTTAATTGTTGAACTTAGGTATCCAGATCCAATCATGTATAAATGTGCATCCTCAATTTCCCTAACAACGTATCTCATGACGTTTAGGAGTCTATGAACCCCCTTCCTATATACAAGCCTACCAACGAAAAGTATGCTTCTACCATCAAAATCCTTCCTTGACGGCGTGAACTCTTCAACATTAACACCATTGGGAATCACCATTACATCTTTATCTGTGAAGTGTGAAATGAATTTCGCAGCAGCACAGCTTACAGCTAGGATTCTATCAGCATAATTTATGTATTGCGTTAGGGGGAAGGCTAGGTAGGAGAATGGCTTCCACAAGTATGCCACATCATATAGGAATTGTATGGAGTGATTCGTTAAAACAGTCTTGATTCCAAGCCTCCTACCAATAGCCAATGAGAATAGGGATATGGGTGAGAAGGCGTGATGTGCATGTATAATGTCAGGCTTCTCCCTCCTAAAAACATCCATAAGCTCATCAGTATATGGGATGTCGATGGTTTGAGAAGTTCTAAATAGGGATTTAACCCTAACAACCCTTAAACCATGAATATTATCATCAAAATCAGCCTTCTTAGTAACAATGAATACATCATGACCCCTAAACTCCAAAGCCTTAGCCAAATTCTCAACATGAACAGTTATACCACCAATCTTAGGATAAAAGTAATCACTACAAAGAGCAATCTTCACATAGAAATCTATGGTGGAAAGGCTATTTAAACAATTTCAATGGAAATAAACTTATAATGCGATGAAAACACAATATAATTATAATTGAAAGTGGTTTAAACGTGGAAAAATCTAGTATTAAAATTGAATGGGGAAACATGGATTTAAAAGCAGGTAAAGATGGAGCTGCAGTAATGATAATACTATGTGAAGATGGAGAGCTCGAAGCACTATATATTAGGAGAGCTGTAAATCCCATGGACCCATGGTCTGGGCAGATAGCATTCCCAGGGGGGAGAACGAAGATGCAAGATTTGGACATAATAGAAACAGCCATAAGAGAAGCATGGGAAGAGGTAGGCATAGAGGTGAGAAGAGAGGATGTCATTGGAATTCTAGGAGTATTCCAACCAGCCAATGAACCAAAACTAAAAGTATATCCAGTCATAGCAAAATTAAACTTCAAACCAGAAGTAAAACTCTCAAATGAAGTTACAGATTACATGTGGATCCCAATTAAAAGGCTATGTCTAAGTGAAGTGGAAATTGATGGGAGGAGGGTTGAGGGATATAGGTATGGAAGCTACATAATATGGGGGTTAACAGCCAGAATAACCAAAAGATTAATAGAAATACTAAAATAGGAAGATTTATATAACAACAACGTCATTCCCAAATTAAGGAAACATATTGGATTGGTGGGATCTTGCAAGTTAACGAGAAAGTTTGACTACAAAACTTAATTATACGTGAAGCTAGACTTGAAGACTTAAAT
This genomic window contains:
- a CDS encoding CoA pyrophosphatase, giving the protein MDLKAGKDGAAVMIILCEDGELEALYIRRAVNPMDPWSGQIAFPGGRTKMQDLDIIETAIREAWEEVGIEVRREDVIGILGVFQPANEPKLKVYPVIAKLNFKPEVKLSNEVTDYMWIPIKRLCLSEVEIDGRRVEGYRYGSYIIWGLTARITKRLIEILK
- a CDS encoding glycosyltransferase family 4 protein produces the protein MKIALCSDYFYPKIGGITVHVENLAKALEFRGHDVFIVTKKADFDDNIHGLRVVRVKSLFRTSQTIDIPYTDELMDVFRREKPDIIHAHHAFSPISLFSLAIGRRLGIKTVLTNHSIQFLYDVAYLWKPFSYLAFPLTQYINYADRILAVSCAAAKFISHFTDKDVMVIPNGVNVEEFTPSRKDFDGRSILFVGRLVYRKGVHRLLNVMRYVVREIEDAHLYMIGSGYLSSTIKLMVKSLNLQGNITLIGSVGKEDLIEYYKRSHVFVLPSVYGESFGIVILEAMASKTPVVAVAQGGIRELLENGETGLLAEGEGLTRKLAENICTLLKDKTLSEKISLNAYREVQKYDWKIIARMIEEVYEDILSS